Within the Vigna angularis cultivar LongXiaoDou No.4 chromosome 10, ASM1680809v1, whole genome shotgun sequence genome, the region TGGTGCAGTAACCAGCAGCATCTTTTCTCAGTTCCAACCTTTTGTGAATCAAGCTCTTGAATATGTTCAAAAGCTTCGAAAAGTAGCTTCCTGTGCGTCTTCTGATTCCATGAGGGTCGATCATCTTCAGCACTGGGAAACAATCAGCCAAATTTGGCCTTCCAACCTCTTTCATGATGTTGGTCACCAACTCCTTCATCTCCCCAGCTTTTTCAGCCGACTGAAGGAAATCCTCTGAGTAGATTGTGTTTGACAGCTGATTTATTGTCGTCTTGAAAGCCAACCTGAAAAATACGGTTCAAAGACAGAGAAACAGATTGAAAATAAACAAGACACATGAAAAAATCAAAGAGAAAATTATGTAGTTGATGTTAATATGATCAAAACCtcacaaaaagtaaaattacaCATTTGAAAAGGAAACAATTTTCCTAACTAattttatgtgtgtgtgtgtgtgtttgatACATATACAAACCTTCCAATGTTCACAGGTTCACCCTTCAAGCTGCTACGATGAATGTCACTGTAAAGCTCTCGAACCTTCTTGCTTCTGAGTCCCTGAGTGGCGTCCAAGTTCTTGTTGGAGAACAAGAGTTCATTGCACAGCTTCCTCAGCTCCCTCCACTGTTGTGAAACTGGCATGAAGGGCAAGCTGAAGTGGTCATGGCTGGAACCTCTCATTGCATCAGGGATCTTTCTGTTTGAGAGAAAGTGATCATGGATTTGGAGCACCCCTTTGGCTGCTTCTGCTGAGGACATCACGATGGTGGTCTCTTGGCCCAGTTTGAGGCTCATTATTGAGCCATGAATGTTGGCCAGGGTGGCCAGGGTTTGGTGGGGCTTGGCACCCAGTTGGAGGAGATTTCCCACAAGAGGAAGACCTTTAGGGCCTGGTGGAAGGTTTGATTTGCTTTTGTTTGGAGTGAAAAGTGATTTGAGGGCTTTCAGAAAGGTGATGATGGTGATCAAAAGGACTGTGAAAGTGAAGAACAATGTTGAGTTTGTCTCCATCTCATATGTTGTGTAAGAGAAAGTGCAGCAGATCCAGCAGAGTAACTTGTATAATTCAGATCTCATTCATTGTTTTTcggtatataatatatatgattgaGAGTTGTGGTAAGTTTATGATATTTTAGGGTGTGTTTGGACCACCAGTAGATTCGATGAACTGAAAGgaaaaaagaatagaaataaaaagtgaatggaagtaaaaagaaaaatcataactgatttaattgatgtgatgaattaaataaattttctaattcatgactatgtaaaattattatgttACTCTTGTCTTCAAAATGAATCTACTTTTTTATGTTGCTACTACTTCAGTTTGGTTAAATTGATTTTCTTGTTATGATCCGGGTATAtgtaattttgaattatctgaTACTACGTACTGCAAAGataatataattgaattgaTGCAAGTGTCACACTTGactacataattaaaattagacaATGGTAGAAGAAGATAATATACAACTCcaaagttaaattataataattgaagtaaaagaaaagaaaagacaacTAAAATAACGTGTGTAGTTACTTTAAGGAGTTTtgaatactaataaaatatttaattatttttttttatgtaccGTCTCAAAACCTCTCATAACACGTTTAATTTGTCCGTTTGGTTCTGTTCTGATATCTACAAGATTATGATCACTGCTTGGTGTGTCTTGATCGTTAAAATATCGTTTATCATGTTGTTTGACCCCAACATGTTGTAAAACAtcattatcattaattatattagatCTTTTCAATGTTCTTTCACTAAAAATGACCACTAAGGTAATtcgtaaataaataaataagtctATAAACATGTGTAATAAAAATGGACATTTATTATTGTCTGATTCAATAgctaagttaaaaatatataagatttagtaaaaaattttaaatctttttattttattacaaagtAATCAAAATTTATGTCGAGTTATATTCatgtattataattaaattttagcaATTTGATGGTAGTATATTTATCAGTTAAGTATtgttctaataaaaatataaacttatggTTCATGTTGATTttagaaatacaattaatattgtttaaGGAATATTCACTCTTATAAACACTAATatacttaatatttataaagatcATAACTCTCTTACTCACTTGAACATTGAAGAGTTTTTTACAAGTCAATTTTTCCTCTCTCAACAGTAAGGAGACCCTTTCTAGACAACTAGAGCTCTCAAAATCACACTTAGGATTCTGTCATTTGTATGCAAGTTCACAATTAAGACCTTTATAAGATCATTTAGCACCCACATGGGCCCTCGGTAAAACGTTTCCCCGACCTAGCCTCCTATATATGATCACTAGTCGAAGGTTCTCACAACTCTCCCACACGATGGAAGTCAACCGTTTGACAATCCTTTAGCAAGTACAGATGTTCATACAACAACATGATGAACAACACAGGCAACATGACGTCGAGCTTGAAGCCCTACGCACCTAGCAACAAACGAACCAAAAAAAGCTCCAACAAAGGTTGACCAACCTTAAGAACGAGAGGTCATCCCTCTAACCTCGCCTTTATCCCAAGAAAAGGATGACTGGAATTCTCAGACGAGAGACAACCTGCCAACTTGACGGGATTCAAGTGGGAGCTAGGATCGCTCTCCTCAACGCATAGCTCAAGAAGATTAGACAAGTAAGTCGAGCATAGAGCGAAAGGAACCTGAGGACGTTCTCGCCACTCCGATCGTGACAACGCTGATCTCGAAAGACACCAAAATAGGTAAACCCAAcgtaaaataaagaaaaatcgcAGACACTCTCATCAATCCAAATAAGAGTATGCACAAACATCACAACCGAAATGCAAAATCAATGGAGTATCGGAATTTCACAATGATCTCAACAGACAAATAGACCAACATAAATAACAAGTTGTCTAGATATACGAAAAATCCTCAAAATAGATGATAAAAACATAAACtcaatattatatatctttgatatacaaagaaatataattttcaccagttatatttcaaattagtCAGAACCAATTGATCTAcaagtttcatttttatttttgtcttgttAATTTTACTATAAAGGTAATCAACATCTCTGTCACTTTGAAATTTAAACAAATCACTCTAATGAGATCTCGCGGACTTTAAATCCAAATTTCAAGTTGTTGTGTAAGTAAAGACACGtaaattattatcaattattatattatagtcaAAATATATAACTAAGTATCTTTAATTCACAAATCCTATAATTTTAAAAGGACATCAACTTTAGATGAATAACGCGAAACTTATGCAAGTGGGAAAGGTATTTCTTCAAAACcaaagcattttttttctttctcctctatGTATTACTTTCTAACCTTTATCAAAAGTCAACTTGTCTTAATAACTAAGCACgtttttcttcaaattaacAGAAGCAATCACCCACTTTCACGTCAAATCCTTctcatttttctcaaatttcctCTCATTCCTTTTACCTTATAGTCCCCCAAAAGAtctcaaaataatataaactatcCTGAAAGCTTCtgcacaaaaaaataaaataaaaaaactaatccCTATAGTACTTTTAACCAAATgagttatataaatataattcatcattttactcatttttttaaataaaaattttaaacttaatatatatatatatatatatatatatatatatatatatatatatatatatatatatatatatattatttgaaattcaCTTCGACTATAATAATGTCAAATTTAAAGTAGAGTTATCAAACGGGCCACCTGGCCCGATCCGGTCCGGTACACCACGGGTTAgttacttagtgagtcaactcaATCCGaatcatttattagcgagtcagaaaaattcaaacacggcccgacccaccacggattgatgggtaaacgggttgactcactaattcacttaattacaatttttttaaaataaaaaaaattacaaactttctataatt harbors:
- the LOC108335306 gene encoding geraniol 8-hydroxylase; its protein translation is MRSELYKLLCWICCTFSYTTYEMETNSTLFFTFTVLLITIITFLKALKSLFTPNKSKSNLPPGPKGLPLVGNLLQLGAKPHQTLATLANIHGSIMSLKLGQETTIVMSSAEAAKGVLQIHDHFLSNRKIPDAMRGSSHDHFSLPFMPVSQQWRELRKLCNELLFSNKNLDATQGLRSKKVRELYSDIHRSSLKGEPVNIGRLAFKTTINQLSNTIYSEDFLQSAEKAGEMKELVTNIMKEVGRPNLADCFPVLKMIDPHGIRRRTGSYFSKLLNIFKSLIHKRLELRKDAAGYCTKKDMLDAMLNDAQHKMDIVKIQRLSLDLFVAGTDTVTSTVEWAMAELLHNPHVMSKAKEELERIIGKDNLVEESDIAKLPYLQAIVKETFRLHPAVPLLLPRKAEVEFEMHGYTIPKGAQVLINVWAIGRDPNLWEKPRLFWPERFLESEIDFKGRSFELTPFGGGRRICPGLPLAIRLVFLMLGLFINSFDWELQDIQPEDMNMDENFGLTLEKAQPVLAIPIIPKH